The DNA segment GTCTCCATAGGAACCTGTTTCTGAAGCTCATTGATGAGTTGATTTCTGGAAATGGTATTTAGCCAGGCAGGGAAGCTTTTCACATAAGGCAGTTCCCCTCTGTTGTTCCATACTTTTACAAAGATTTCCTGTACGGCATCCTGTGCCAGAAAGGGGGATTTGAGGTATTTCATGCCCATAGCATACACCTTACCTGCGTACCTTTCGTACAACAGGTTGAATGCGGATTCGTTGCCCCCTGCAACTTCTTCCATCAATTCGAGCTCGGTATAACCTTCGGGTCTATTAAATAACACGGCCTTTATAAAGGATCATATAAAGGCCAATGTTAAATAATTAAAACTTTAGTTTTATCATTTCGCGATGTAAATTTTACAATACGATCGCTGCAGGAATTAGAAACCGCCTCCCAGAGAACGGTAAAGTTCTACTGAAGCGTTGAGTTGTGCTGTTTTTATGCTGGCCAGTTCCAATTCACTTTGAAGAGAATTACTTTGTGCCGTGATGACTTCCAGGTAATTGGCCATTCCGTTTTTAAACAACAGATTGGCATTTTTTACGGCTTGTTGTAAAGTTCCAACCCTGCTTTGTGCAATGGTATATTGTTGTTTCAACTTTTCAATTTTCACCAGTTCATCAGAAACTTCTCCTACTGCGTTCAGTACGGATTGTCTGAATTCAATCACCGTTTTTTCACGATCGATCTTTGCCCTTTCATATTGTGTTCTCAACTGCTTGCGCTGAAAGATCGGTTGCGTGATCCCTCCTGCTACCGTTCCAAACAAGGAAGCCGGGATGTTAAACCAATTGCTTGCTTTAAAGGCATTCAATCCTCCACTGGCAGTAATGCTTAAAGAAGGATATAAACCAGCTTTCGCAATTCCCACCTGGGCATTAGAGATATTTAAAGAAAGCTCTGCGCTTTTTACATCTGGTCTTCTGCTCACCATCGCTGATGGAAATCCTGCCGAAAGTTGTTCCGGAAAGGATATCTTGTTCAGACTAGCTGTTCTTGCGATCGCTTTAGGAAGCTGACCGGCTAAAATACTCAATGCATTCTCCTGGATACTGATGTTCTGCTCCAGCTCCGGAATCAGCTGTGCGGCTACCAATTGTTGCGCCTGTGCCTGCTGAATGGCCAGAGAGGTCACCTGTCCTGCATCAAATTGCATGTGGATGATCTTTAAGGTGCTGTCGCTTAAAGCCAGGTTTCTTTTGGCAACGGTCATTTGTTCGTCCATCATTAATAAACGGTAATAACCTTGCGCTACGTTGGCAATTAAACGGGTTTGGATTGCTTTTTTAGCTTCCGCGGTTTGCAGGTAGGTGGCCAGTGCCGCTTGTTTCTGACTTCTGATCTTTCCCCAGATATCGGCTTCCCAGCTCAGGCCAAGGTTGGCATTGTAATCCTCGATGTGTTTGGTCTTTAAAAACTGGCCTGCACTCAAGCCGTTCAGACTGTTGTCTGAAGGGCGGTTGGTATTGGCAGTAATGTTCAGGTTCAACTGTGGCAGGTTTCCCAGCTTGGATTGTCTGAACAGTAAGTCCGCAGATTCCATATTTTTCAAGGCAATCTGCAAATCGTAATTTCTAAGCAGGGCAGTATCCAGCAAATTCTGAAGGGTCGGGTCTGTAAAAAACTGTTTGACCGTAAGTCCGGCGATGCTGGTCGAATCCGCAGAGGCTGCATTTCTGAACTGCTCCGGAATGCTGGCTTTAGGGATTACGACATCTTTTGAAACTTTACAACCGGCAAGTAGGATCAGGATCACTATCGGTGCAAGTCTGTTTATATATGTTCTCATTAGTTCTATAGCTGTTATTACTGTATATTAAATCAATTAAGAGTAGATGATGTTGGCCTCAGGATTTACAGTTACCCCATGACCGATTTCTTCTGCTACCGGTGGTTTTCCGCTTATTTTCTCCTGAAGGTATTGGAAGATCACAAATAACACCGGAATAATGAACAAGCCCAGAATTACACCGGAGATCATCCCTCCTGCTGCACCAATACTGATCGAGTGGTTACCCAGAGCTGATGGTCCGGTGGCAGTCATCATCGGGATCAATCCCACAATAAATGCCAGGGAAGTCATGATGATCGGACGTAAACGCAGTTTCGCGGCTTCTAATGCGGCAGCGATCAAGGTTTTTCCTGCTTTTCTACGCTGTACCGCATATTCTACGATCAAGATCGCGTTTTTAGCGAGCAAGCCGATCAGCATCACCAATGCCACCTGCACATAAATGTTGTTTTCAATTCCGGTAAGTCCGATCGCTACGAATACCCCGAATACACCTGCTGGAATGGAAAGTACGACTGCTAAAGGCAGGATATAACTTTCATATTGTGCAGACAACAGGAAGTAAACAAATACCAGACACAACATAAAGATGATCGTGGACTGTCCGCCGGAAGAAATTTCCTCTTTCGTTAAACCCGAGAATTCGAAGGAATAACCTGAAGGAAGGTGTTTCTGAGCTACTTCTTCTACTGCTTTAATCGCATCACCAGAGCTGTATCCAGGTTTGGCAATGGCATTCACCCCAATCGAGTTGAACAGGTTATACCTGGAAGCAGTTTCTGCGCCATACACCCTTGATAAGGTAGCTACCGTACTGATCGGAACCATTTCACCTTGTTTGTTTTTAACATACACCGCATCCATCGCCGAAGCATCTGAACGGTCGGCAATATCTGCCTGTACCATCACCCTGTAATACTTACCAAAGCGGTTGAAATCTGAAGCTTGTGCACTTCCAAAGTACGCTTGCATGGTTTGCAGGATGTCTTTGGTGTTGATGCCAAGTTGTTCTGCCTTCTCGTCGTCAATTTTAAGTTCCAATTGAGGATAATCGGCTTTAAAGGTGGTAAAGGCCACGGCGATCTCCTTACGTTTCATCAGCTCACCAATGAAATTATAGGCGATACCGCTGAATTTATCCAGTTTACCTCCGCTTTTATCTTGCAATACCAGGTCCAAACCATCCACGTTACTGAAACCTGGAACTGTAGGGAAGGTAAAGACGAAGAAATTGGCTCCTTTGACAGTAGATAATTTCCCCCTGATGTCGTTCATAATGTCGTTGATGCCTTTTAACTTACCACGTTCTTCCGTTGGTTTGAGCAGGACGAAAGCAACCCCGGCCGAAGGACTGGTACTTTGCGTCATGATGTTAAAACCGGAAAGCACGTTTAACAGTCGGTTCGACTCTAAAGGCATCAATATTTTTTCTGCTTCTTTCAATGCTTCAGTGGTACGCTCCAGAGAAGCACCAGCAGGCATAGATAAAGCGATGGCAATAAAGCCTTGATCTTCAGAAGGAATGAATCCTGTAGGTGTTTTTTTAACCATCCAGATGGTAGACAGGGTGATGATGATCAAACCTGCAATACCTACCCATTTAAAACGGATCAGGAACCTTAAACTACCAATGTATTTATTGGTTAAGCTGTTAAAGCCGCTGTTAAATCCAATGAAGAAACGTTCTTTAAAGGTCGTCTTTACTGCTTCGTGTTTATTGGCATGTGGATTTTTAAGGAACAATGCACAAAGTGCAGGACTTAAGGTCAATGCGTTTACAGCAGAGATCACAATAGCGATGGCCAGGGTAAAAGCAAACTGTCTGTAGAATACACCTGTAGAACCTTCCATGAATCCTACCGGTAAGAATACTGCCGACATCACCAACGTAATGGAGATGATGGCTCCGGTAATTTCCTGCATGGCAGAAGCTGTTGCCGCTTTTGGAGACAAGTTATGGTGTTCCATTTTGGCATGCACCGCTTCCACCACCACGATCGCATCATCGACCACAATACCGATGGCGAGTACCAGGGCAAATAAGGTCAGGAGGTTGATCGAGAAACCAAAGAGCTGCATGAAAAAGAATGTTCCTATGATCGCAACCGGTACGGCAATTGCCGGAATCAACGT comes from the Pedobacter sp. FW305-3-2-15-E-R2A2 genome and includes:
- a CDS encoding efflux transporter outer membrane subunit; translated protein: MRTYINRLAPIVILILLAGCKVSKDVVIPKASIPEQFRNAASADSTSIAGLTVKQFFTDPTLQNLLDTALLRNYDLQIALKNMESADLLFRQSKLGNLPQLNLNITANTNRPSDNSLNGLSAGQFLKTKHIEDYNANLGLSWEADIWGKIRSQKQAALATYLQTAEAKKAIQTRLIANVAQGYYRLLMMDEQMTVAKRNLALSDSTLKIIHMQFDAGQVTSLAIQQAQAQQLVAAQLIPELEQNISIQENALSILAGQLPKAIARTASLNKISFPEQLSAGFPSAMVSRRPDVKSAELSLNISNAQVGIAKAGLYPSLSITASGGLNAFKASNWFNIPASLFGTVAGGITQPIFQRKQLRTQYERAKIDREKTVIEFRQSVLNAVGEVSDELVKIEKLKQQYTIAQSRVGTLQQAVKNANLLFKNGMANYLEVITAQSNSLQSELELASIKTAQLNASVELYRSLGGGF
- a CDS encoding efflux RND transporter permease subunit, with product MFKIFIQRPVLATVISILLVIFGVLGLSKLPLQQFPDIAPPAVQVMALYPGANAETVLRSVAPSLEESINGVEGMSYMSSTASNDGSLVITVYFKLGTNPDQAAVNVQNRVAQATSQLPAEVVQAGVTTAKQQNSLIMVLDMYTDKESDYDQTFLANYAQINLIPEIKRIPGVGSASIFGGNKDYSMRVWLNPAQMASYNLMPNEVMAAIQNKNVEAAPGKFGESSKNAFEYVIKYKGKLNQPKDYENMVIRSNADGSILRLKDVARIEFGAYTYGSLTRINGKPGIDVGILQLAGSNANEIQIKIQDFMKKAEKDFPKGVKYDVLYSTKVSLDQSIDQVKHTLIEAFILVFIVVFIFLQDFRSTLIPAIAVPVAIIGTFFFMQLFGFSINLLTLFALVLAIGIVVDDAIVVVEAVHAKMEHHNLSPKAATASAMQEITGAIISITLVMSAVFLPVGFMEGSTGVFYRQFAFTLAIAIVISAVNALTLSPALCALFLKNPHANKHEAVKTTFKERFFIGFNSGFNSLTNKYIGSLRFLIRFKWVGIAGLIIITLSTIWMVKKTPTGFIPSEDQGFIAIALSMPAGASLERTTEALKEAEKILMPLESNRLLNVLSGFNIMTQSTSPSAGVAFVLLKPTEERGKLKGINDIMNDIRGKLSTVKGANFFVFTFPTVPGFSNVDGLDLVLQDKSGGKLDKFSGIAYNFIGELMKRKEIAVAFTTFKADYPQLELKIDDEKAEQLGINTKDILQTMQAYFGSAQASDFNRFGKYYRVMVQADIADRSDASAMDAVYVKNKQGEMVPISTVATLSRVYGAETASRYNLFNSIGVNAIAKPGYSSGDAIKAVEEVAQKHLPSGYSFEFSGLTKEEISSGGQSTIIFMLCLVFVYFLLSAQYESYILPLAVVLSIPAGVFGVFVAIGLTGIENNIYVQVALVMLIGLLAKNAILIVEYAVQRRKAGKTLIAAALEAAKLRLRPIIMTSLAFIVGLIPMMTATGPSALGNHSISIGAAGGMISGVILGLFIIPVLFVIFQYLQEKISGKPPVAEEIGHGVTVNPEANIIYS